In one Capricornis sumatraensis isolate serow.1 chromosome 1, serow.2, whole genome shotgun sequence genomic region, the following are encoded:
- the GDF7 gene encoding growth/differentiation factor 7: MDLSAAAALCLWLLSACRPRDGLEAAAVLRAAGTGPAESPGGGGGGGGGTTLAAAAGASAALAAASPGPRGARRATGSGFRNGSVVPHQFMMSLYRSLAGRTPAGPVAASTSGSGRHGRADTVTGFADQATPDESAAETGLNFLFDVSSLPDSDEVLGAELRVLRRESGARGPGSASLPLLLLSTCPNAARAPRLLHSQAAESLDTARWEVFDVADALRRHRREPRPSRAFCLSLRGVVGSARVPLALRLLGFGLRGGGGGGGGAAAEERALLVVSSRTQRKESLFREIRSQARALGAALAAESQPDPGPGVGSPTAVIGGRRRRRTALAGARAAQGSGGGAGRGHGRRGRSRCSRKPLHVDFKELGWDDWIIAPLDYEAYHCEGVCDFPLRSHLEPTNHAIIQTLLNSMAPDAAPASCCVPARLSPISILYIDAANNVVYKQYEDMVVEACGCR, translated from the exons ATGGACCTGAGCGCGGCCGCCGCGCTGTGCCTCTGGCTGCTGAGCGCCTGCCGCCCCCGCGACGGGCTAGAAGCAGCCGCCGTGCTGCGGGCGGCGGGGACAGGGCCGGCCGAAAGTcctgggggcggcggcggcggcggcggcgggacaACCCTCGCCGCGGCTGCGGGCGCCTCCGCTGCCCTGGCCGCCGCGTCTCCCGGGCCCCGCGGTGCGCGCCGCGCCACGGGCTCCGGCTTCAGGAACGGCTCGGTGGTGCCGCACCAGTTCATGATGTCGCTTTACAGGAGCCTGGCCGGGAGGACTCCGGCCGGGCCAGTCGCCGCCTCCACCTCGGGATCTGGCCGCCACGGCCGCGCGGACACAGTCACCGGCTTCGCGGACCAGGCGACCCCAG ACGAATCGGCAGCCGAGACGGGCCTGAACTTCTTGTTCGACGTGTCCAGCCTTCCCGACTCAGACGAGGTGTTGGGCGCGGAGCTGCGCGTGCTGCGCCGCGAGTCCGGGGCGCGGGGCCCCGGCAGCGCTAGTCTCCCGTTGCTGCTGCTGTCCACGTGCCCCAACGCCGCGCGCGCCCCGCGCCTGCTGCACTCCCAGGCCGCCGAGTCCCTGGACACCGCGCGCTGGGAGGTGTTCGACGTGGCAGACGCCTTACGGCGCCACCGCCGGGAACCGCGCCCCAGCCGCGCGTTCTGCCTCTCGCTGCGTGGAGTGGTGGGGTCGGCGCGGGTCCCGCTGGCACTGCGGCTGCTGGGCTTCGGTttgcggggcggcggcggcggcggcggcggcgcggcggcGGAGGAACGCGCGCTGCTGGTGGTCTCCTCCCGCACGCAGAGGAAGGAGAGCCTGTTCCGAGAGATACGCTCCCAGGCGCGCGCGCTCGGGGCCGCGCTGGCCGCGGAGTCGCAGCCGGATCCGGGACCCGGCGTGGGCTCGCCGACCGCGGTCATCGGCGGGCGCAGGCGGCGGCGGACGGCGTTGGCCGGGGCGCGGGCAGCTCAGGGCAGCGGCGGGGGCGCGGGCCGGGGCCACGGGCGCAGGGGCCGGAGCCGCTGTAGCCGCAAGCCCTTGCACGTGGACTTCAAGGAGCTGGGTTGGGACGACTGGATCATCGCGCCCCTGGACTACGAGGCATACCACTGCGAGGGCGTGTGCGACTTCCCGCTGCGCTCGCACCTTGAGCCCACCAACCACGCCATCATTCAGACGCTGCTGAACTCCATGGCCCCGGATGCGGCACCAGCCTCCTGCTGCGTGCCCGCGCGCCTCAGCCCGATCAGCATCCTCTACATCGACGCCGCCAACAACGTGGTCTACAAGCAGTACGAGGACATGGTGGTGGAGGCGTGCGGCTGCAGGTAG